The nucleotide window TGATTATGGTTATGCGTAGAATCGGACAAGTTAGgaattatttgtataaatttgggatttcaattcaattatATAATTCTTGTGTCCTTGGGTAATCTTTCTGGGGATAAATAACTTTTGATAAAACaggaatgatgatgatgattccaTGTTGTAGTCTAAATAGTGATTTAATTATTAGAGTAAAGGAAAACGGAGGAAATTCATCCGAGTGAAAGATCCAGTAGAGAACAAAATAGACATATTTATTCTGTGCTCCGATATTTACTCAAGTAGCTTTCATGGATTCGTCCTTGTTCATTCTCAACTGCTCAAAGGGACTAATTTTGTTGTACTATCTATGTTCAGCTCCGTCCATAACAAGAAGATGATAAACGaggcagaagaagaagcaatgTCTCTTTATATCATGACGCAATATGAGGACGGCCCGCACTTTGGATCGTCGTATGAATTTAATTTATGTAAGCAAGACTCCTTTCGACCTTTAGCACAGTTCAGGGATGAGGATGTTAGCCTTCCGTTAAGTTGGAAATTTTGCTCCTTGGATACCAACAACATATGTCTATTGCCAGATAGTTGTCCACCTCCTGATGATGTGTTGAACCCCTTGTCTGGATATATGTTCAATCTTGATACCAAGAAATGTCATTTAATCAAGCCGCCCGTTGCTCCCAAATGGGACGGACCTGTTGTATCTGCATGTGGGAAACTTTACTCTATTACGGATCCATACTGCTCATTTGATGTGCCAGAGCCCTCTTTCGAGCGATATGATCCTTACAGGTGTCGTTGGGAAACTCGGAAATCTTTTCCTTATGGTAAACATTGCTCCAAACAAAGGATTGGGGGTCATGCCGTTTGTGATGGACTCATCCTGTATAA belongs to Rosa chinensis cultivar Old Blush chromosome 4, RchiOBHm-V2, whole genome shotgun sequence and includes:
- the LOC112196576 gene encoding uncharacterized protein LOC112196576 isoform X2, with the translated sequence MINEAEEEAMSLYIMTQYEDGPHFGSSYEFNLCKQDSFRPLAQFRDEDVSLPLSWKFCSLDTNNICLLPDSCPPPDDVLNPLSGYMFNLDTKKCHLIKPPVAPKWDGPVVSACGKLYSITDPYCSFDVPEPSFERYDPYRCRWETRKSFPYGKHCSKQRIGGHAVCDGLILYNIISSVGLILEDNPFSFSRKYQDELWAYDVTLDEWLPVRVENTDCYSFRGPAVCADKTIYALSSSLAVMALSITRHENLVTCSLKSQFVCPEFEDFRPGARRMERLIYLGDLNFCLVQTGFQYDIRSSQSLKITTFHLVGETNIKIERSFVYEVPLEGCMRFTIGHCFI